In Columba livia isolate bColLiv1 breed racing homer chromosome 6, bColLiv1.pat.W.v2, whole genome shotgun sequence, a single genomic region encodes these proteins:
- the PDCD4 gene encoding programmed cell death protein 4, translating to MEVEKEHIYITPTELENLSDAPFSGDEENGGSEERKTEINGNWIPATSITEAKINAKAKRRLRKNSSRDSGRGDSVSDNGETLKIGAVPTSPKGKLLDRRSRSGKGRGLPKKGGAGGKGVWGTPGQVYDVEEVDIKDPNYDDDQENCVYETVVLPLDERAFEKTLTPIIQEYFEHGDTNEVSEMLKDLNLGEMKYSVPVLAVSLALEGKASHREMTSKLISDLCGTVVSKTDVEKSFDRLLKELPELVLDSPRAPQLVGQFIARAVGDGILSNTYIDGYKGTVDCIQARAALDRATVLLSMTKGGKRIDNVWGSGGGQQSVKHLVKEIDMLLKEYLLSGDVLEAERCLQELEVPHFHHELVYEAVVMVLESTGEKTFKMMLDLLKSLWRSSVITMDQMKRGYERVYCEIPDINLDVPHSYSVLERFVEECFRAGIISKPLRDLCPSRGRKRFVSEGDGGRLKLESY from the exons ATGGAAGTAGAAAAGGAGCACATTTATATTACCCCAACAG AGCTTGAGAATCTAAGTGACGCTCCATTTTCCGGTGATGAAGAAAATGGTGGGTCTGAGGAACGAAAGactgaaatcaatggaaatTGGATTCCCGCAACTTCAATTACTGAAGCCAAAATAAATGCTAAAGCAAAGAGACGATTGAGGAAAAATTCTTCTAGAGATTCTGGGAGAGGAGACTCTGTTAGTGACAATGGAGAGACACTGAAGATTGGAGCTGTACCAACGAGCCCAAAGGGGAAACTCCTGGACAGGCGATCCCGGTCTGGAAAGGGAAGAGGTCTGCCAAAGAAAG GTGGAGCAGGTGGTAAAGGAGTTTGGGGAACACCAGGTCAAGTGTATGATGTGGAAGAAGTAGATATTAAAGACCCTAACTATGATGATGACCAG gaaaactgtGTCTATGAAACAGTAGTTTTGCCTCTGGATGAAAGAGCATTTGAAAAAACTTTAACACCAATCATACAGGAGTATTTTGAACATGGAGATACTAACGAAGTTTCG GAGATGCTGAAGGATTTAAACCTTGGCGAAATGAAATACAGTGTGCCAGTGTTGGCTGTTTCCTTGGCATTAGAGGGGAAGGCTAGTCACAGAGAAATGACATCGAAGCTTATCTCTGACCTTTGCGGGACGGTAGTAAGCAAAACTGATGTGGAAAAGTCCTTTGACAGACTGCTTAAAGAGCTACCTGAATTGGTGTTGGATTCTCCCAGGGCACCACAG ttgGTGGGCCAATTTATTGCTAGAGCTGTTGGAGATGGGATTTTAAGCAATACCTACATAGATGGCTACAAAGGCACTGTGGATTGCATCCAAGCTCG AGCTGCACTGGACCGAGCTACTGTGTTGCTGAGCATGACAAAGGGTGGAAAGCGTATAGACAATGTGTGGGGGTCAGGAGGTGGCCAGCAGTCTGTGAAACACCTTGTCAAAGAG ATCGATATGTTGCTGAAAGAGTATTTGCTTTCCGGAGATGTACTGGAAGCTGAACGCTGCCTTCAGGAACTGGAAGTACCCCATTTTCATCATGAACTTGTATATGAA GCTGTTGTGATGGTTTTGGAGTCAACTggagaaaagacctttaaaatgaTGCTGGATTTATTGAAATCTCTCTGGAGGTCTTCTGTCATTACTATGGACCAAATGAAAAGA GGCTATGAACGAGTTTACTGTGAAATCCCAGATATTAACCTGGATGTGCCACACTCCTATTCTGTGCTTGAGCGGTTTGTAGAGGAATGCTTTCGAGCTGGAATAATCTCCAAACCACTCAGAGACCTGTGTCCTTCAAG AGGCAGAAAGCGCTTTGTGAGTGAAGGAGATGGAGGTCGTCTTAAACTAGAAAGCTACTGA
- the BBIP1 gene encoding BBSome-interacting protein 1, with protein MQERKDAFREVLPKQGQLSVEDTASMVLCKPKVLPLKSVTLEKLEKLQRAALEAARPPEGTPPPRP; from the exons ATGCAGGAGAGGAAGGACGCGTTCCGGGAGGTGCTGCCCAAACAAG GGCAGCTGTCGGTGGAGGACACGGCCTCCATGGTGCTGTGCAAGCCCAAGGTGCTGCCGCTCAAGTCGGTGACgctggagaagctggagaagctgcagcggGCGGCGCTGGAGGCGGCGCGGCCGCCCGAGGGGACACCGCCGCCCCGGCCCTAG